From the genome of Lawsonella clevelandensis, one region includes:
- a CDS encoding heavy-metal-associated domain-containing protein produces MASTTVKVDGMTCGHCVQRVTDEVSKVPGVSNVVVDLASGNVTFDAEGDVSRDALAAAVEEAGFTLV; encoded by the coding sequence ATGGCTAGCACCACCGTAAAAGTTGACGGCATGACCTGCGGACACTGCGTCCAGCGCGTCACCGATGAAGTCTCCAAGGTCCCCGGTGTCTCCAACGTCGTTGTCGATCTCGCCTCCGGCAACGTGACCTTTGATGCGGAAGGTGACGTGTCCCGTGACGCCCTCGCCGCAGCCGTCGAAGAGGCTGGTTTCACCCTTGTCTAA
- a CDS encoding uroporphyrinogen-III synthase — MVDSHQPQTDDAAQTPRLLVSRPAGDPFSKALEQAGYHVVSTPFNHCCTAGDPHGPGLSAVCAWEEPLRAGHVMWVVFASRRGVEVLNKLLPDALADAAKAGTKFAVVGPATGAALRRLGLEPDLEMPASAATGQQLGKALREKVDYPPAKPTKKKPPVPTLLCIGSALSRWDSAVMLHEAGWDVTCLPVYTMLPLEAEELPAGTIDDWRHGVFACAVVTAPSAARVLSDLCGKGTVVCIGDTTAATAKKVGLKVSRVAKTADPTGVLEAVEQAFPLEESTVSASPAQSF; from the coding sequence ATGGTCGACTCTCATCAGCCTCAGACAGACGACGCTGCCCAGACGCCACGTCTGCTGGTGAGCCGCCCCGCCGGTGACCCCTTCAGCAAGGCCCTCGAACAGGCTGGATACCACGTGGTCTCCACCCCTTTCAACCACTGCTGCACCGCCGGTGACCCCCACGGTCCCGGCCTTTCCGCTGTCTGTGCCTGGGAAGAACCCCTCCGCGCCGGCCACGTCATGTGGGTGGTCTTTGCCTCCCGCCGCGGAGTTGAAGTCCTCAACAAACTTCTTCCCGATGCCCTCGCCGACGCTGCCAAAGCCGGCACCAAGTTCGCCGTCGTCGGCCCTGCCACTGGTGCCGCCCTGCGCCGCCTCGGCCTCGAGCCCGACCTAGAGATGCCCGCCTCTGCCGCCACCGGCCAGCAGCTAGGCAAGGCGCTTCGCGAGAAGGTGGACTACCCGCCGGCAAAGCCCACCAAGAAGAAGCCCCCCGTCCCCACCCTGCTGTGCATCGGCTCGGCCCTCTCCCGCTGGGATTCCGCCGTAATGCTGCATGAGGCCGGCTGGGACGTTACCTGTTTGCCCGTCTACACCATGCTGCCGTTGGAAGCGGAAGAACTCCCCGCCGGCACCATTGACGACTGGCGGCACGGCGTATTTGCATGCGCGGTGGTGACGGCCCCGTCCGCTGCCCGCGTTCTTTCCGACCTGTGTGGTAAAGGCACCGTGGTGTGTATTGGCGACACAACTGCCGCCACCGCCAAGAAAGTGGGCCTAAAGGTGAGCCGGGTAGCCAAAACCGCCGACCCGACCGGTGTCCTGGAGGCGGTTGAGCAGGCGTTCCCGCTGGAGGAGAGTACTGTCTCCGCTTCCCCCGCCCAGTCTTTCTAG
- a CDS encoding carbohydrate kinase family protein — translation MAMKALAIGTSVLDILVQPVESIPPGQGAALVDNIHITPAGTAGGTALTLKKLGFDTYVSSACGNDVRGRILRQLMNERGINTDHFQIIEGTPTTGSVIPIRKDGSRPALHLVGTEILYDVEKAPWDLIAQADVVHYGAPEFQGGKAVAKVLRAAKDGGAITSADLLAGGSKAVVTWIQDALPYIDFLLPNDEQIMGYTGETDLVAACRKMIDYGVGCVAATAGKDGAIVVTRDTVTKVPAMKAKVIATDGAGDSFSAGFLKGISEGYSPAEAGVWGVATASLTVVGVGSDAGDFTDEDVRKKVEKYLASVKK, via the coding sequence ATGGCTATGAAGGCCCTCGCAATTGGTACCAGTGTTCTGGACATCCTCGTCCAGCCGGTGGAGAGCATTCCGCCGGGACAGGGCGCCGCACTCGTGGATAACATCCACATCACCCCGGCCGGAACTGCCGGCGGCACTGCCCTCACCCTCAAGAAACTGGGCTTCGACACCTACGTCTCCTCCGCTTGCGGCAATGACGTACGCGGTCGCATTCTGCGCCAGCTCATGAACGAGCGCGGTATCAATACCGACCACTTCCAAATCATTGAGGGCACCCCCACCACTGGCTCCGTCATCCCGATCCGTAAAGATGGCTCCCGTCCTGCCCTCCACCTGGTCGGTACTGAAATTCTCTATGACGTCGAAAAAGCCCCGTGGGATCTCATCGCCCAGGCCGACGTCGTCCACTACGGTGCCCCCGAATTTCAGGGTGGCAAGGCTGTCGCCAAGGTATTGCGTGCTGCTAAAGACGGTGGAGCTATCACCTCCGCAGACCTCCTTGCGGGTGGCTCCAAGGCTGTCGTTACCTGGATCCAGGACGCCTTGCCTTACATTGACTTCCTGCTCCCCAACGATGAGCAGATTATGGGCTACACCGGCGAAACCGACCTGGTGGCCGCCTGCCGCAAGATGATCGACTACGGTGTTGGTTGCGTTGCCGCCACTGCCGGTAAAGACGGTGCTATTGTCGTCACCCGCGACACTGTCACCAAGGTTCCCGCCATGAAGGCAAAGGTCATCGCCACCGATGGTGCCGGAGATTCCTTCTCCGCCGGCTTCCTCAAGGGCATTTCCGAAGGCTACAGCCCGGCTGAGGCCGGTGTGTGGGGCGTCGCTACCGCCTCCCTCACCGTGGTGGGCGTCGGCTCTGACGCCGGCGACTTCACCGACGAGGATGTGCGTAAGAAGGTCGAAAAGTACCTCGCCAGCGTCAAGAAGTAA
- a CDS encoding class II aldolase/adducin family protein produces METQQLAELRQEIVDIAHQLAERGLVEGSAGNISCRYGDNFLVTATGARFYNITVDQVPLVDANGLVLDGNVKPTSEMQMHLGIYESDPKAQAVVHTHSPYATALSLVLDEVPLVHYTQLTLGGSIKVAPYATFGTKKLADTVKKKILGQKGIILKAHGTICSGKTLESAAENAELLEWVCKVYHIASVHGEPREMKPCEVVGVAAAAKLKSYGTVQKTK; encoded by the coding sequence ATGGAAACGCAACAGCTTGCAGAGCTCCGTCAGGAGATAGTGGACATTGCCCACCAGCTTGCCGAACGCGGCCTTGTAGAAGGCTCCGCCGGCAATATTTCGTGTCGATACGGGGATAATTTCCTCGTTACCGCCACCGGGGCCCGCTTCTACAACATCACCGTCGACCAGGTTCCCCTTGTCGACGCCAATGGATTAGTACTCGACGGCAATGTGAAACCCACCTCGGAGATGCAGATGCACCTTGGCATCTACGAATCAGACCCCAAGGCGCAAGCTGTTGTCCATACCCACTCTCCCTACGCGACTGCGCTCAGCCTTGTGCTCGATGAGGTTCCCCTCGTCCACTACACGCAGCTCACACTGGGTGGCTCCATTAAAGTCGCTCCTTACGCCACCTTCGGAACCAAGAAACTTGCCGATACCGTTAAGAAGAAGATTCTGGGGCAGAAGGGCATCATTCTCAAAGCGCATGGCACCATTTGCTCCGGCAAGACTCTCGAATCGGCTGCAGAGAACGCCGAGCTCCTCGAATGGGTATGCAAGGTTTATCACATCGCATCTGTCCACGGAGAGCCGCGAGAAATGAAACCATGTGAAGTGGTGGGTGTCGCCGCGGCAGCAAAACTTAAGAGTTACGGTACCGTCCAAAAAACCAAGTAA
- a CDS encoding S1 family peptidase has protein sequence MRTAKAISAAALALTIIAAPITAHAVPTPITIMPGDTINTDYVVATGMCTAAAPARDSHGNRYLLTAGHCVNGKLGELIGQPIYFKKKLIGHVWNSQFQVADYAVIKLLPNVIIGQNDVPHVAYLGQVDPGSKVCFHGTKSGVRCGKVSQINQLAFMRGAIIPGFVRGSSATLRSISGDSGSAVYNTKGVIGILSGGGDGLTMYVPIKAIYDRAAAAIPGFHIAN, from the coding sequence ATGCGCACCGCTAAGGCCATATCTGCTGCCGCCCTCGCCCTCACGATTATCGCAGCACCCATTACCGCCCACGCCGTCCCCACACCCATCACCATCATGCCCGGGGACACCATCAACACAGACTATGTAGTCGCTACCGGGATGTGCACCGCAGCTGCTCCCGCCCGCGACTCCCACGGTAACCGATACCTCCTCACCGCCGGCCACTGTGTCAACGGCAAACTGGGCGAGCTCATCGGCCAGCCCATCTATTTTAAGAAGAAGCTCATCGGCCACGTATGGAATTCTCAGTTCCAGGTAGCGGACTACGCCGTCATCAAACTTCTGCCGAATGTCATCATTGGACAGAACGACGTCCCCCACGTCGCCTATCTCGGACAGGTAGACCCCGGTTCGAAGGTCTGCTTCCACGGCACCAAGTCTGGTGTCCGCTGCGGCAAGGTCTCCCAGATCAACCAGTTGGCCTTCATGCGCGGCGCCATCATCCCCGGCTTTGTCCGAGGCAGCTCGGCAACGCTGCGCTCTATCTCCGGAGACTCCGGTTCCGCCGTCTACAACACTAAGGGCGTTATCGGCATTCTCTCAGGTGGTGGAGACGGACTCACCATGTATGTTCCTATCAAAGCCATTTACGACCGCGCAGCGGCGGCTATCCCTGGATTCCACATCGCGAACTAG
- a CDS encoding 30S ribosomal protein bS22, whose translation MGSVIKKRRKRMSKKKHRKLLRRTRVQRRKLGK comes from the coding sequence ATGGGATCAGTGATTAAGAAGCGCCGCAAGCGCATGTCGAAGAAGAAGCACCGCAAGCTGCTTCGTCGTACGCGCGTTCAGCGTCGTAAGCTCGGCAAGTAA
- a CDS encoding helix-turn-helix domain-containing protein, with translation MASKGANEALTAQGGEAPKFLTVAEVAEIMRVSKMTVYRMVHSGELPAARFGRSFRVDSQVVEDYLKSSFYEVG, from the coding sequence ATGGCATCGAAAGGTGCTAATGAAGCGCTCACCGCACAAGGTGGAGAAGCTCCCAAGTTTCTTACTGTCGCCGAAGTTGCGGAAATTATGCGCGTGTCCAAAATGACCGTCTACCGTATGGTCCATAGCGGAGAACTGCCGGCAGCTCGCTTCGGCCGTTCCTTCCGAGTCGATTCTCAGGTCGTCGAAGACTACCTGAAGTCCTCTTTCTACGAGGTCGGCTAA
- the proC gene encoding pyrroline-5-carboxylate reductase, protein MTRIAVIGGGQMGEALVAGMINGGLAARNIIVCENNAERASELSERYDILTTDVEDAVESSDYVFVAVKPKDVKTVLAVLADATATLENEIVVVSIAAGIPTVYYENQLSAGSPVIRVMPNTPMLVGKGVCAVSAGRYARPEHVEEVCGLLGSVGTVLEVPEADMDMVTAISGSGPAYFFLMVEAMIDAGVAMGLTRPVAAELTIGTISGSAKMLQESGKTPAQLRETVTSPGGTTAAGLRAFEDGGFRSTIYEVLDAVAEKSKEMRPKM, encoded by the coding sequence ATGACTCGGATTGCTGTAATTGGCGGCGGCCAGATGGGTGAAGCCCTCGTCGCTGGAATGATCAACGGTGGTTTGGCGGCCCGCAACATTATTGTGTGTGAAAACAATGCGGAGCGTGCCAGCGAACTTAGCGAGCGCTACGACATTCTCACGACGGATGTTGAGGATGCGGTGGAGAGCTCGGACTACGTCTTTGTGGCGGTAAAGCCGAAGGATGTGAAGACGGTGCTGGCGGTGCTGGCGGATGCGACTGCCACCCTGGAGAACGAGATTGTCGTGGTGTCTATCGCCGCCGGCATTCCTACGGTGTACTACGAGAATCAGCTATCTGCGGGCTCGCCGGTCATCCGAGTGATGCCGAATACCCCAATGTTGGTGGGGAAGGGTGTGTGTGCGGTGTCTGCTGGCCGCTATGCCCGTCCAGAGCATGTGGAGGAGGTGTGCGGACTGCTTGGTTCTGTGGGAACCGTCTTGGAAGTGCCTGAGGCTGATATGGATATGGTGACGGCTATTTCTGGCTCTGGTCCGGCGTACTTCTTCCTTATGGTGGAGGCCATGATTGATGCCGGTGTAGCGATGGGCTTAACGCGCCCAGTGGCTGCTGAGCTCACTATTGGCACTATTTCTGGTTCTGCAAAGATGTTGCAGGAGAGCGGAAAGACCCCAGCCCAGTTGCGTGAGACGGTCACCTCTCCGGGCGGTACGACAGCGGCGGGGCTGCGTGCTTTTGAGGATGGTGGATTCCGGTCCACAATTTACGAGGTGCTGGATGCCGTCGCCGAGAAGTCTAAAGAGATGCGCCCGAAAATGTAG
- a CDS encoding response regulator transcription factor → MSRIMIVEDEMSLAEPLGFLLQREGFDVDIVGDGVTALNKFARVQPDLVLLDLMLPGKSGTDVCKELRAISDVPIIMVTARDAEIDKVVGLEIGADDYVTKPYSSRELIARINAVLRRQRAADTPVPEETTISAGPVVMEVDAHRVLVRGKEVQLPLKEFHLLEYLMRNAGRVLARGQLIDRVWGSDYVGDTKTLDVHIKRLRSKVEEDPSSPVHLVTVRGLGYKFEN, encoded by the coding sequence ATGAGCCGCATCATGATCGTGGAAGATGAGATGTCGTTGGCTGAGCCACTGGGTTTCTTGCTGCAGCGGGAGGGCTTCGATGTCGACATCGTGGGCGATGGTGTGACTGCCCTCAATAAGTTTGCGCGTGTCCAGCCGGACCTCGTGCTACTCGACCTCATGCTGCCCGGTAAGTCGGGTACGGATGTCTGCAAGGAACTGCGGGCAATCTCGGATGTTCCCATCATTATGGTAACGGCGCGCGACGCCGAAATCGACAAAGTGGTGGGCCTGGAGATTGGTGCCGACGACTACGTCACCAAGCCGTACTCATCCCGTGAGCTGATCGCACGCATTAACGCGGTGCTGCGCCGCCAGCGTGCCGCTGATACTCCAGTGCCGGAGGAGACGACCATTAGCGCCGGCCCGGTGGTGATGGAAGTGGATGCGCATCGGGTGCTGGTGCGTGGGAAGGAAGTACAGTTGCCGCTCAAGGAATTCCACTTGCTGGAGTACCTCATGCGGAATGCGGGCCGGGTGTTGGCGCGTGGGCAGCTCATTGATCGGGTGTGGGGCTCCGACTATGTGGGCGATACCAAAACGCTTGACGTTCATATCAAGCGTTTGCGTTCCAAAGTAGAAGAGGATCCGTCCTCTCCCGTGCATCTTGTGACTGTACGTGGCCTTGGCTATAAATTCGAGAATTAG
- a CDS encoding sensor histidine kinase, with protein sequence MKAEYLPLVALVTFILGVLLGAFCHRLGTHLLERPAQADHHDDTGISELEALRRISASAPFGVALVDRMQDVVLMNEQAHLLGIVADRHIHEKLWSTVEQVFSSREPVTFHLQPKTFYRIAKPVESLLIIMKPLVEEDSQFVVIYCIDATEEARLEKTRRDFVANVSHELKTPVGAISLLAEALLTDVSDPAQVDYFATKLHTESMRLSQLISELMELSRLQGAEKLPDPEVIELDAVVAEALSRSRHSQDKYDVTVRLDTHEGLLVWGDRTLLVMALHNLIENAILYSDGGKQVVVSRERMLVETLRERMSSPNAYMALNHALRDEQELYVVQVTDKGVGISPKHINRIFERFYRVDKARSRGRGGTGLGLAIVKQIALNMGGAVTVWSKPGVGSTFTLGFLPAETHELSAVISTEENA encoded by the coding sequence GTGAAGGCCGAGTATCTGCCCTTAGTCGCCCTGGTGACATTCATCCTGGGCGTTCTGCTTGGCGCCTTCTGCCACCGACTGGGTACCCATCTTCTCGAGCGCCCCGCCCAAGCCGACCACCATGATGACACCGGCATCAGCGAGCTCGAAGCGCTCCGTCGTATCTCTGCCTCCGCGCCCTTCGGCGTAGCCCTCGTGGATCGTATGCAAGACGTCGTCCTCATGAACGAGCAGGCGCACCTTCTCGGCATCGTGGCGGACCGGCATATTCACGAGAAACTCTGGTCTACGGTGGAGCAGGTGTTCTCCAGCCGGGAACCCGTCACCTTCCACCTGCAGCCAAAAACCTTCTACCGCATTGCCAAACCAGTCGAGTCGCTTCTCATCATCATGAAGCCGCTGGTGGAGGAGGACTCCCAGTTTGTGGTGATCTACTGCATTGACGCCACTGAGGAAGCCCGCTTGGAGAAGACCCGTCGGGATTTCGTCGCCAACGTCTCCCATGAATTGAAAACTCCGGTGGGGGCCATTTCCCTCCTTGCCGAGGCTTTGCTCACCGATGTGTCTGACCCTGCCCAGGTGGACTATTTCGCCACCAAGCTGCACACCGAGTCGATGCGGTTGTCCCAGCTCATCTCGGAGCTCATGGAGCTGTCACGCCTCCAGGGCGCTGAGAAGCTTCCTGATCCGGAGGTCATCGAGCTGGATGCGGTCGTGGCGGAGGCGCTCTCCCGCTCCCGCCATTCGCAGGACAAGTACGATGTGACCGTGCGTCTGGACACGCATGAAGGCTTGCTGGTGTGGGGGGACCGCACATTGCTGGTGATGGCGCTGCACAACCTTATTGAGAACGCCATCCTCTACTCCGATGGGGGCAAACAAGTGGTGGTTTCCCGAGAGCGCATGCTGGTGGAGACACTGCGGGAACGTATGTCCAGCCCGAACGCCTATATGGCCCTCAACCATGCCCTGCGGGACGAGCAAGAACTCTATGTGGTGCAGGTGACGGATAAGGGCGTGGGTATTTCCCCCAAGCACATTAATCGCATTTTTGAACGTTTCTACCGTGTCGACAAGGCCCGTTCTCGCGGGCGTGGTGGTACCGGATTGGGTCTTGCCATCGTCAAGCAGATTGCCCTCAATATGGGCGGTGCGGTGACGGTGTGGTCCAAGCCGGGTGTCGGGTCGACGTTTACGTTGGGGTTCCTGCCTGCAGAGACCCACGAGCTGTCCGCCGTTATTTCAACAGAGGAGAACGCATAA
- a CDS encoding phosphoglyceromutase yields the protein MAENTPGTLILLRHGQSEWNASNQFTGWVDVRLTEKGEAEAKRGGELLVEKNVLPDVLYTSLLRRAIQTAQIALDAADRHWIPVVRDWRLNERHYGKLQGLNKAEIKKEFGDEQFMLWRRSYDTPPPAIDPDNEYSQTGDPRYADLDEVPLTECLLDVVNRLVPYYHESIEQDLKAGKTVLVAAHGNSLRAMVKYLDTISDEDIAELNIPTGIPLVYNFELVDGELKVTNPGGDYLDPEAAAAGAAAVAAQGNK from the coding sequence ATGGCTGAAAATACACCTGGAACCCTGATCCTGCTTCGTCACGGCCAGTCCGAGTGGAACGCCTCCAACCAGTTCACTGGTTGGGTGGATGTTCGTCTTACTGAAAAGGGCGAAGCTGAAGCAAAGCGCGGCGGCGAGCTTCTCGTTGAGAAGAACGTGCTGCCGGACGTCCTCTACACCTCCCTCCTGCGTCGTGCTATCCAGACCGCACAGATTGCGCTGGATGCCGCTGACCGCCACTGGATTCCCGTCGTGCGCGACTGGCGTCTGAACGAGCGTCATTACGGTAAGCTGCAGGGCCTCAACAAGGCAGAGATCAAGAAGGAATTCGGCGACGAGCAGTTCATGCTGTGGCGTCGTTCCTACGACACCCCGCCGCCGGCTATTGATCCCGACAACGAATACTCCCAGACTGGTGACCCCCGCTACGCCGACCTCGACGAGGTTCCCCTCACCGAGTGCCTGCTGGACGTCGTTAACCGCCTGGTTCCCTACTACCACGAGAGCATCGAGCAGGACCTCAAGGCCGGCAAGACCGTCCTGGTTGCCGCCCACGGTAACTCCCTGCGCGCCATGGTGAAGTACCTCGACACTATCTCTGACGAGGACATCGCCGAGCTCAACATCCCCACCGGTATTCCGCTGGTGTACAACTTCGAGCTGGTTGACGGCGAATTGAAGGTCACCAACCCCGGCGGCGATTACCTCGATCCTGAGGCTGCTGCTGCTGGTGCTGCCGCTGTGGCCGCCCAGGGCAACAAGTAA